One stretch of Microvirga lotononidis DNA includes these proteins:
- a CDS encoding BolA family protein, giving the protein MTLQHWITQTLQESLQPTELTVIDESEKHHGHAGWREGGETHFQVYIVSQVFSGKSRVERHRLVNGVLKGAFDRGLHALAIQAKAPGE; this is encoded by the coding sequence ATGACCCTTCAGCACTGGATCACACAGACTTTGCAGGAGAGCCTGCAGCCGACCGAGCTGACCGTCATCGACGAATCAGAAAAGCATCACGGCCATGCCGGGTGGCGGGAAGGCGGGGAAACTCATTTCCAGGTTTATATCGTGTCGCAGGTCTTCTCCGGCAAGAGCCGGGTCGAGCGTCACCGGCTCGTGAACGGGGTCTTGAAAGGCGCCTTCGACAGGGGGCTGCACGCCTTGGCGATCCAGGCCAAGGCGCCGGGGGAGTAA
- a CDS encoding ABC transporter ATP-binding protein: MKPFVDIHDVTHVYARAEDGLPAVRNLTLKVNEGEFAAIVGPSGCGKSTLMKLATGLQFPREGTVIVDGKQVGAPVKLAGMAFQNPTMLPWRTTLDNILLPLEIVEPHRSRLRRHKAEYVAKAEALLEQVGLKGQGHKFPWQLSGGMQQRASLCRALIHEPKLLMLDEPFGALDSFTREELWCVMRDLHAAQKVTIILVTHDLREAAFLSDRIFCMSARPGRIVAEREVEFPRPRDLEIAYAPEFSALVHELRGHIAQARKAA, translated from the coding sequence ATGAAACCCTTTGTCGATATTCACGACGTCACCCACGTCTATGCGCGGGCCGAGGACGGACTGCCTGCGGTCAGGAACCTCACCCTCAAGGTAAACGAGGGCGAGTTCGCCGCCATCGTCGGCCCTTCCGGCTGCGGCAAGTCCACTCTCATGAAGCTCGCCACCGGGCTGCAGTTCCCCCGCGAGGGAACGGTCATCGTCGATGGCAAGCAGGTGGGAGCTCCTGTCAAGCTCGCTGGCATGGCCTTCCAGAATCCTACCATGCTGCCCTGGCGCACCACCCTCGACAATATTCTCCTGCCGCTCGAGATCGTGGAGCCGCACCGCTCGCGCCTGCGTCGCCACAAGGCAGAGTACGTGGCCAAGGCAGAGGCTCTGCTGGAGCAGGTCGGCCTGAAGGGCCAGGGGCACAAATTTCCCTGGCAGCTCTCCGGCGGGATGCAGCAGCGCGCCTCCCTCTGCCGCGCGCTGATCCATGAGCCGAAGCTCCTGATGCTCGACGAGCCCTTCGGCGCGCTCGACAGCTTCACACGCGAGGAATTGTGGTGCGTGATGCGCGACCTCCATGCGGCCCAGAAGGTCACGATCATTCTCGTCACCCACGATCTGCGCGAGGCCGCGTTCCTGTCGGATCGGATCTTCTGCATGAGCGCGCGCCCGGGCCGGATCGTCGCCGAGCGGGAAGTGGAGTTTCCGCGGCCGCGCGATCTCGAGATCGCCTACGCGCCGGAATTCTCTGCCCTGGTCCATGAATTGCGCGGGCATATCGCGCAGGCGCGCAAGGCGGCTTGA
- a CDS encoding CobW family GTP-binding protein: protein MTTMTPPAPIPLTILTGFLGSGKTTLLNRLLKDPALRDTVVIMNEFGEIGLDHLLVETVDEGMVLLSAGCLCCTVRGDLIATLEDLLRKRDNGRILPFRRVIIETTGLADPAPILHAVLYHPYLSMRYAVEGVVTTVDAVNGVATLDAHREAVKQAAVAERIVVTKTDLVDDRQGLDRLRERLHQLNPGAALLEADAPAKAVISGGLFGLDGKIADVAQWLKTEAVEEAERESHAHQHSHHHHGHGHDHHHHHHDVNRHDDRIHSFCLTSDQPIRQGTLDMFLDLLRSSQGAKLLRVKGLVALAEDPEHPVVIHGVQHVIHVPAVLPRWPSDDRRSRIVFIVDDLERETVEKLWNAFLGRPAIDAPDAAALSDNPLSLRR from the coding sequence ATGACGACCATGACCCCTCCCGCGCCAATTCCGCTCACCATCCTCACCGGCTTCCTGGGCTCCGGGAAAACGACGCTGCTCAATCGGCTCCTGAAGGATCCGGCCCTGCGGGACACGGTGGTCATCATGAACGAGTTCGGCGAGATCGGCCTCGATCACCTGCTGGTGGAGACCGTGGACGAAGGCATGGTGCTGCTCTCCGCCGGATGCCTCTGCTGCACCGTGCGCGGCGACCTCATCGCGACCCTGGAGGATCTCCTGCGCAAACGCGACAACGGCCGCATCCTGCCGTTCAGGCGCGTGATCATCGAGACCACTGGCCTCGCCGACCCGGCGCCGATCCTCCACGCGGTGCTGTACCACCCCTATCTCTCGATGCGCTACGCCGTGGAAGGCGTGGTGACAACGGTCGACGCTGTTAATGGAGTGGCCACCCTGGACGCCCATCGGGAGGCCGTGAAGCAGGCGGCCGTCGCCGAGCGGATCGTCGTCACCAAGACCGACCTCGTGGATGACCGGCAGGGTCTCGACCGGCTGCGCGAGCGGCTGCATCAGCTCAATCCCGGCGCCGCCCTCCTGGAGGCCGATGCGCCGGCCAAAGCCGTCATCTCGGGCGGTCTCTTCGGCCTCGACGGCAAGATCGCCGATGTGGCCCAATGGCTGAAGACGGAGGCCGTTGAGGAGGCGGAGCGCGAGAGCCACGCCCATCAGCACAGCCATCACCATCACGGCCATGGGCACGATCATCACCACCATCATCACGACGTGAACCGGCACGACGACAGGATCCATTCCTTCTGCCTGACCAGCGACCAGCCGATCCGCCAGGGCACGCTCGACATGTTCCTGGACCTCCTGCGCTCGTCCCAAGGCGCGAAGCTGCTGCGGGTGAAGGGTCTCGTGGCTCTGGCCGAGGATCCCGAACATCCGGTGGTCATCCACGGCGTGCAGCATGTGATCCATGTTCCCGCCGTTCTGCCGCGCTGGCCAAGCGACGATCGTCGCAGCCGTATCGTCTTCATCGTCGACGACCTGGAGCGCGAAACGGTAGAAAAGCTCTGGAACGCCTTTCTCGGGCGCCCGGCCATCGATGCCCCCGATGCGGCTGCCCTCTCGGACAACCCGCTGTCTCTTCGACGCTGA
- a CDS encoding J domain-containing protein: MDLNSPFFDRIRIKPSCEEPQEAKGPVCEHPSCKAAGEYRAPKGRDREGQYWRFCLQHVREYNASYNYFAGMSDSAVAAFQKDSIIGHRPTWTMGMNGSGQGEEQNAKAEPRDWGYFDPLGILKGEDFTQARTSRAKPEPKRPRYSGAVRRALDILGLDETADGPAIKAQYKSLVKRFHPDANGGDRSFEERLRDIIKAHDALKSAGLC, translated from the coding sequence ATGGATCTCAACTCGCCTTTTTTCGACCGTATCCGGATCAAGCCTTCCTGCGAAGAGCCGCAGGAGGCCAAGGGTCCCGTTTGCGAGCATCCGTCCTGCAAGGCGGCAGGAGAATACCGCGCGCCCAAGGGGCGGGATCGGGAGGGCCAGTACTGGCGCTTCTGCCTCCAGCACGTGCGCGAATACAACGCCTCGTACAATTACTTCGCCGGCATGTCGGATTCTGCCGTCGCGGCCTTCCAGAAGGATTCCATCATCGGCCACCGTCCGACCTGGACCATGGGCATGAACGGGTCCGGCCAGGGCGAGGAGCAGAATGCCAAGGCCGAACCGCGGGATTGGGGCTATTTTGATCCCCTCGGCATCCTCAAGGGCGAGGACTTCACCCAGGCTCGGACCAGTCGGGCCAAGCCCGAGCCGAAACGCCCGCGCTACAGCGGGGCCGTGCGCCGGGCGCTGGACATCCTCGGGCTCGACGAGACCGCCGACGGTCCCGCCATCAAGGCTCAGTACAAGTCCCTGGTGAAGCGCTTCCACCCGGATGCCAACGGCGGCGACCGATCCTTCGAGGAGCGCCTGCGCGACATCATCAAGGCGCACGATGCCCTCAAGAGCGCCGGCCTGTGCTGA
- a CDS encoding EamA family transporter, translated as MTTSLLWIPVTLAAAAAQTGRNATQRRLTETIGTVGATQVRFLYGFPFALLALAVMNLVTGEVVPGPNATFLAYALTGAVTQILATALMLAAMRERAFSVVTAYTKTEPVQVALFGLVLLGDHLTLAMALAIAVATSGVLLMSVKPGTSLTSSGAKPVVFGLASGAFFALAAIGFRGAILSLDQGSPLIRASTTLVWGLGLQTVILMIWLGLLDRKALVASFKAWRPSLGAGFLGALASQFWFIGFALTTAANVRTLALVEVLMAQAVSHRFLAQATTRRELAGMLLILAGVGLLLLAQR; from the coding sequence ATGACAACATCCCTCCTCTGGATCCCGGTGACCCTGGCCGCAGCCGCGGCCCAGACCGGCCGCAACGCCACCCAGCGGCGCCTGACCGAGACCATCGGGACCGTGGGCGCGACCCAGGTTCGATTCCTCTATGGGTTTCCCTTCGCCCTCCTGGCCCTGGCCGTAATGAACCTTGTGACCGGAGAGGTTGTTCCAGGGCCCAATGCGACCTTCCTGGCCTATGCCCTTACCGGAGCGGTCACCCAGATCCTGGCCACGGCCCTCATGCTCGCGGCCATGCGGGAGCGCGCCTTCTCGGTGGTCACGGCCTACACCAAGACCGAGCCGGTCCAGGTGGCCCTGTTCGGGCTGGTGCTGCTCGGCGATCATCTCACGCTCGCCATGGCGCTCGCTATAGCGGTTGCGACCTCGGGCGTTCTGCTCATGTCCGTGAAGCCGGGCACGAGCCTCACGTCCTCGGGCGCGAAGCCGGTTGTCTTCGGCCTCGCCTCGGGCGCTTTCTTCGCCCTGGCGGCCATCGGCTTTCGCGGCGCCATCCTGTCGCTCGACCAGGGCTCTCCGCTGATCCGGGCCTCCACGACCCTGGTCTGGGGCTTGGGCCTGCAGACGGTTATTCTCATGATCTGGCTTGGGCTTCTGGACCGCAAGGCCCTGGTCGCGAGCTTCAAAGCCTGGCGCCCCTCGCTGGGAGCAGGGTTCCTCGGGGCGCTGGCCTCCCAGTTCTGGTTCATCGGCTTCGCGCTCACGACGGCCGCCAATGTGCGCACGCTCGCTCTCGTCGAGGTCCTGATGGCGCAGGCCGTATCCCACCGCTTCCTGGCGCAGGCGACGACGCGGCGGGAGCTGGCCGGAATGCTGCTGATCCTCGCAGGCGTCGGCCTCCTGCTCTTGGCGCAAAGGTAA
- a CDS encoding NUDIX hydrolase, which yields MIEIVTALVRDPHGHVPLVRKRGTASFMQPGGKREPGESDLESLARELSEELGCGLVPGSASKLGIFEAPAANEPGQRVRAAIYAARLEGVISCKAEIEDHVWIDPREPGDTPLAPLTRDTVLPLAQSLNESDQAL from the coding sequence GTGATCGAGATCGTCACCGCCCTGGTTCGCGACCCGCATGGGCATGTTCCGCTCGTGCGCAAGCGCGGCACGGCGAGCTTCATGCAACCGGGCGGTAAGCGCGAACCGGGCGAGAGCGATCTGGAATCATTGGCACGGGAACTTTCCGAGGAACTCGGCTGCGGTCTCGTTCCGGGTTCCGCGAGCAAGCTCGGAATCTTCGAGGCTCCGGCGGCGAACGAACCAGGGCAACGGGTGCGGGCCGCCATCTACGCGGCCCGTCTTGAGGGCGTCATCTCCTGCAAGGCCGAGATCGAAGACCATGTCTGGATCGACCCGCGCGAACCGGGCGACACGCCGCTGGCACCGCTCACGCGGGACACCGTCCTGCCTCTCGCCCAGTCCCTGAACGAGAGCGATCAGGCCTTGTAG
- a CDS encoding LOG family protein, with protein MRLCVFCGSSSGQDPVYLAAARSLGEALAAQGIELVYGGASVGLMGAVADAALEKGGHVIGVMPQALVDKEIAHRSLSDMRVVSSMHERKALMAELSDGFIALPGGLGTFEELFEVWTWAQLGYHRKPCALLNAGGFYDKLTDFLDDVVERGFVKPIHRAMLIVEEEPVALIAAVRAYEPPKVDKWIKAGER; from the coding sequence ATGCGCCTGTGTGTCTTCTGCGGGTCCAGCAGCGGCCAGGATCCCGTTTACCTCGCAGCCGCCCGGTCGCTCGGCGAGGCCTTGGCGGCTCAGGGGATCGAGCTGGTCTATGGCGGCGCCTCGGTCGGGCTCATGGGCGCGGTCGCCGATGCGGCCCTCGAAAAGGGCGGCCATGTGATCGGCGTCATGCCGCAGGCGCTGGTGGACAAGGAGATCGCCCATCGCTCCCTGAGCGACATGCGGGTGGTGAGCTCCATGCACGAGCGCAAGGCCCTGATGGCGGAACTCTCGGACGGCTTCATCGCCCTGCCCGGGGGCTTAGGCACCTTTGAGGAATTGTTCGAGGTCTGGACCTGGGCGCAGCTCGGCTACCATCGCAAGCCCTGCGCTCTCCTGAATGCCGGCGGCTTCTACGACAAGCTGACGGATTTCCTGGACGATGTGGTCGAGCGCGGTTTCGTGAAGCCGATCCACCGGGCGATGCTGATCGTCGAGGAGGAGCCTGTCGCGCTGATCGCGGCCGTTCGCGCCTACGAGCCGCCGAAGGTCGACAAGTGGATCAAGGCGGGCGAGCGGTGA
- a CDS encoding acetyl-CoA acetyltransferase, which translates to MTACIVGWAHTPFGKLDTESVESLIVRVTNEALEHAGLGPEDVDEVVLGHFNGGFSAQDFTASLVFQASDRFRFKPATRVENACATGSAAVHQAIKAIEARRAKTVLVVGVEQMTKTPGPEIGNILLKASYLPEDGGTPGGFAGVFGKIAGTYFQRYGDQSDALALIAAKNHRNGVDNPYAQMRKDLGFDFCRAESEKNPYVAGPLKRTDCSLVSDGAAALILADTETALRMKRAVAFRATAHAQDFLPMSKRDIVQFEGCAEAWRRALSQAGVQLTDLSFVETHDCFTIAELIEYEAMGLTAPGQGAIAVKEGWTNRDGRLPVNPSGGLKAKGHPIGATGVSMHALSAMQLCEEAGGIQVRNPKLGGIFNMGGAAVANYVSVLERIK; encoded by the coding sequence ATGACTGCCTGCATCGTCGGCTGGGCCCATACCCCCTTCGGCAAGCTCGACACCGAGTCCGTCGAAAGCCTGATCGTCCGCGTCACCAACGAGGCGCTGGAGCATGCGGGCCTCGGCCCGGAGGACGTGGACGAGGTGGTGCTCGGCCATTTCAACGGGGGCTTCTCGGCCCAGGATTTCACCGCCTCCCTGGTCTTCCAGGCCAGCGACAGGTTTCGCTTCAAGCCGGCGACACGGGTCGAGAATGCCTGCGCAACGGGATCGGCCGCGGTGCACCAGGCGATCAAGGCCATCGAGGCGCGCCGCGCCAAGACCGTGCTGGTGGTCGGCGTGGAGCAGATGACGAAGACGCCGGGGCCGGAGATCGGCAACATCCTGCTCAAGGCCTCCTACCTGCCGGAGGACGGCGGCACGCCGGGCGGTTTCGCGGGCGTGTTCGGCAAGATCGCCGGCACTTACTTCCAGCGTTACGGGGACCAGTCGGATGCGCTTGCCCTGATCGCGGCCAAGAACCACAGGAACGGCGTCGACAACCCTTACGCGCAGATGCGCAAGGATCTGGGCTTCGATTTCTGCCGTGCCGAGAGCGAGAAGAACCCTTACGTCGCCGGTCCCCTGAAGCGCACCGATTGCTCGCTCGTGTCCGACGGAGCCGCCGCCCTGATCCTGGCCGATACCGAGACGGCGCTTCGCATGAAGCGGGCGGTGGCCTTCCGGGCTACGGCCCATGCGCAGGATTTCCTGCCCATGTCGAAGCGCGACATCGTCCAGTTCGAGGGCTGCGCGGAGGCCTGGCGGAGGGCCCTGTCCCAGGCGGGCGTTCAGCTCACCGATCTCTCCTTCGTCGAGACCCACGACTGCTTCACCATCGCGGAGCTCATCGAGTACGAGGCCATGGGCCTGACGGCCCCCGGTCAGGGTGCGATAGCCGTCAAGGAAGGCTGGACGAACCGGGACGGCAGGCTGCCCGTGAACCCCTCCGGGGGCCTCAAGGCCAAGGGCCATCCCATCGGGGCCACCGGCGTCTCGATGCACGCGCTCTCCGCCATGCAACTCTGCGAGGAGGCCGGCGGCATCCAGGTGAGGAACCCGAAGCTCGGCGGCATCTTCAACATGGGCGGCGCGGCCGTGGCGAATTACGTAAGCGTGCTCGAGCGGATCAAGTGA
- a CDS encoding ABC transporter permease, whose translation MKTKNQLALAPWIFTIGFFVLWEIVCRVLKVSSFILPAPSTILLAVWEYRTQLAYHAMHTLWMTLAGFGLAVAFGLLLGMVLGSSRLINAGSYPLLVGFNSIPKVAVVPILVFWFGVGWVPPVMTAFLISFFPIVVNVATGISTVEPEMEDVLRALGASKRDIVLKVGVPRAMPYFFGSLKVGITLAYVGSVIGEQNASNVGIGNLLTRASAAFEVPLVWAALLVLAVLGVVMYAITAYVERSMTGWAQRSQMAA comes from the coding sequence ATGAAAACCAAGAACCAGCTTGCCCTTGCTCCCTGGATCTTCACCATCGGGTTCTTCGTGCTGTGGGAGATCGTCTGCCGCGTCCTGAAGGTGTCGAGCTTCATCCTTCCGGCGCCCTCCACGATCCTTCTCGCCGTGTGGGAATACCGGACCCAGCTCGCCTATCACGCCATGCATACCCTCTGGATGACGCTGGCCGGTTTCGGCCTCGCGGTCGCGTTCGGCCTGCTCCTCGGCATGGTGCTCGGCTCCTCGCGGCTCATCAATGCGGGGTCCTATCCGCTGCTCGTGGGCTTCAACTCGATCCCGAAGGTGGCCGTGGTGCCGATCCTCGTGTTCTGGTTCGGGGTCGGCTGGGTGCCGCCAGTGATGACGGCTTTCCTGATCTCGTTCTTCCCCATCGTGGTGAACGTGGCCACCGGCATCTCCACGGTGGAACCGGAAATGGAGGACGTGCTGCGGGCGCTCGGCGCCTCGAAGCGCGACATCGTGCTCAAGGTCGGCGTGCCCCGCGCCATGCCGTATTTCTTCGGCTCCCTGAAGGTCGGGATCACGCTCGCCTATGTGGGCTCCGTCATCGGCGAGCAGAACGCGTCCAATGTGGGCATCGGCAACCTGCTCACCCGTGCCTCGGCAGCCTTCGAGGTGCCGCTGGTGTGGGCGGCCCTCCTGGTGCTCGCGGTTTTGGGCGTCGTCATGTACGCGATCACGGCCTATGTGGAGCGCTCCATGACCGGCTGGGCGCAGCGCTCGCAGATGGCCGCGTAG
- a CDS encoding 2OG-Fe(II) oxygenase, translating to MIDSAASETVQPAYRILQAGDPVPWFKQNSTSNPRFSFDTVAGRYIVLCFYGTGSDEIGSATLASFQETHRDLFDDDRIAIFGVSVDPSDEAEARAKQVIPGIRHFWDFDGAIGRLYGALPRNISPEQSQVPIRRFWMVLNPTLRVRAMFPFEPDGSDREKVMAYLRDLPPVDRFAGFEIPAPVLVIPDVFEPEFCRHLIGLYEQHGGQESGFMREVDGKTVAAHDPNHKRRKDYTIEDPNLIRQVQHRIIRRINPEIERVHFFKPTRMERYIVSCYAAEDGGHFRAHRDNTTSGTAHRHFAVSINLNDDFDGGEVSFPEYGSRSYKASPGGAVVFSCPLLHAVSRVTEGRRFAFLPFLYDEEAARIREANNAHLSEDVGAYKA from the coding sequence ATGATCGATTCCGCCGCTTCCGAAACCGTACAACCGGCCTACCGCATCCTCCAGGCCGGTGATCCGGTTCCCTGGTTCAAGCAGAATTCGACCAGCAACCCGCGGTTCAGCTTCGATACGGTGGCCGGGCGCTACATCGTCCTGTGCTTCTATGGAACGGGTTCGGACGAGATCGGCAGCGCGACTCTGGCGTCGTTCCAGGAGACGCACCGCGACCTGTTCGACGACGACAGGATCGCGATCTTCGGTGTGAGCGTCGATCCCTCGGACGAGGCGGAAGCGCGGGCCAAGCAGGTCATCCCCGGCATTCGCCATTTCTGGGATTTCGACGGCGCGATCGGGCGCCTCTACGGGGCTCTCCCGCGCAACATCTCGCCCGAGCAGTCGCAGGTCCCCATCCGCCGCTTCTGGATGGTCCTCAACCCCACCCTGCGCGTACGCGCCATGTTCCCGTTCGAACCGGACGGCAGCGATCGGGAGAAGGTGATGGCCTACCTGCGCGACCTGCCGCCGGTGGACCGGTTCGCCGGGTTCGAGATCCCGGCGCCCGTGCTCGTGATTCCGGACGTATTCGAGCCGGAATTCTGCCGGCACCTGATCGGCCTCTATGAGCAGCATGGCGGGCAGGAATCGGGCTTCATGCGCGAGGTCGACGGCAAGACCGTCGCGGCCCATGATCCGAACCACAAGCGCCGCAAGGACTACACGATCGAAGACCCGAACCTGATCCGGCAGGTGCAGCACCGCATCATCCGCCGCATCAATCCGGAGATCGAGCGGGTGCACTTCTTCAAGCCGACCCGCATGGAGCGCTATATCGTCTCCTGCTACGCGGCGGAGGATGGCGGGCACTTCCGCGCGCACCGCGACAACACGACGAGCGGCACGGCCCATCGCCACTTCGCGGTCTCCATCAACCTCAACGACGATTTCGATGGCGGGGAGGTGAGCTTCCCCGAATACGGATCGCGCAGCTACAAGGCTTCGCCCGGCGGCGCGGTGGTGTTCTCCTGCCCGCTGCTGCACGCGGTGTCACGCGTGACCGAAGGGCGCCGCTTCGCCTTCCTGCCCTTCCTCTACGACGAGGAAGCCGCCAGGATCCGCGAGGCGAACAACGCCCATCTCAGCGAGGATGTGGGCGCCTACAAGGCCTGA
- a CDS encoding DMT family transporter: protein MIRSPSSADGLLFALASASLYGFNIVYARMASFAGASGSAIVVYRVLLMLVLVGIVAAVARRSLAMAREERGKLIVLGISSALQGIGYLSSVAFIPVTVAAVVFYTYPIIIVLASPFVERTPLTPALVGIVAVATLGVCLVVGPAFSDLDWRGLALAFGASIATAIQFFAAARCTRTGVVAKVFWIQLIILPTAILISLTVGQLAPPSILALAPFAVTMTIAGYIGGFVLQFLALGRVTAVAAGIIFCTEPVVAALSSAFILNETLAPMQIAGGALVLAAIMANVLLDQRRLKDMPKHRRQKREPVLREEMRETRN, encoded by the coding sequence ATGATCCGCTCCCCCTCCTCCGCCGACGGTCTCCTCTTCGCCCTTGCCTCGGCCAGCCTCTACGGCTTCAACATCGTCTATGCCCGGATGGCCTCCTTTGCCGGAGCCAGCGGCTCGGCCATCGTGGTCTATCGGGTGCTCCTGATGCTGGTGCTGGTCGGCATCGTGGCGGCCGTCGCGAGACGCTCGCTCGCCATGGCGCGGGAGGAGCGGGGAAAGCTGATCGTCCTCGGGATTTCCAGCGCCCTGCAGGGGATCGGCTACCTGTCGTCCGTTGCGTTCATTCCGGTGACGGTTGCGGCGGTCGTCTTCTACACCTATCCCATCATCATCGTCCTCGCGAGCCCCTTCGTGGAAAGGACGCCTCTGACCCCGGCCCTCGTTGGGATCGTCGCCGTCGCGACCCTCGGCGTCTGTCTGGTGGTGGGGCCCGCCTTTTCCGATCTCGACTGGCGTGGCCTTGCCCTTGCATTCGGCGCCAGCATCGCCACGGCCATCCAGTTCTTCGCCGCGGCGCGCTGCACGAGGACGGGCGTGGTGGCCAAGGTGTTCTGGATTCAGCTGATCATCCTGCCGACCGCGATCCTCATCAGCCTCACTGTCGGACAACTGGCGCCCCCATCGATCCTGGCTCTGGCGCCCTTTGCCGTGACGATGACGATCGCCGGCTACATCGGCGGGTTCGTCCTGCAATTCCTGGCGCTCGGACGCGTCACGGCGGTGGCGGCCGGGATCATCTTCTGTACCGAGCCGGTGGTGGCGGCCCTGTCCTCGGCCTTCATCCTGAACGAGACGCTGGCGCCGATGCAAATCGCCGGCGGGGCTCTTGTGCTGGCCGCCATCATGGCCAACGTTCTCTTGGACCAACGGCGCCTGAAGGATATGCCGAAGCATCGAAGGCAAAAGCGGGAACCCGTTTTGCGTGAAGAGATGCGAGAAACCCGAAACTGA
- a CDS encoding D-alanyl-D-alanine carboxypeptidase family protein gives MNVSRALRATAFAFAALFSGSALAAGGPALVVELESGRVLHAERATDPWFPASITKLMTAYVALDKVRSGQMSMETLLTVTDGAAALPPSKMGFKPGTQIRLDNALKIMMVKSANDIAATIAENIGGSIDGFADLMNAHAQRLGMVSSHFVNPHGLPDERNQTSARDMAILARALLLEFPQDRELFDIGAVQFGRRIMRNTNGLIGRYPGADGMKTGFICSAGFNVVASATRSGRHLITVVLGAQSANERTIKAAELFDRGFSSKVNFTNPELAALPVSSNTTPPDMRPVICDRRGPMPQEEDAPAVAETDSNIPNLFSSEVMAFAGDTAEKPVRTVLGPRAAVQPERVWIGLNPPSEAELAAQAAAEEAAEQARKAKTKKATASKKAPAKKTDAKAADESETADKEPVKSTAKGKDHGRASVAVKPVSGNAKPASKASAKAPQKADANGKPKSVAN, from the coding sequence ATGAACGTTAGCCGTGCCCTCCGCGCGACAGCCTTTGCCTTTGCCGCCTTGTTCAGCGGTTCGGCGCTGGCGGCCGGCGGCCCTGCTCTTGTCGTTGAACTCGAATCGGGCCGCGTCCTGCACGCGGAACGGGCGACCGACCCCTGGTTTCCGGCTTCGATCACCAAGCTGATGACGGCCTATGTGGCCCTCGACAAGGTGCGCTCCGGCCAGATGAGCATGGAGACGCTGCTCACCGTCACCGACGGCGCGGCCGCCCTGCCGCCGTCCAAGATGGGCTTCAAGCCCGGCACGCAGATCCGCCTCGACAACGCCCTCAAGATCATGATGGTGAAGTCGGCAAACGACATCGCCGCGACCATCGCGGAGAATATCGGCGGCTCGATCGACGGCTTCGCCGACCTGATGAACGCCCATGCCCAGCGCCTCGGCATGGTCAGCAGTCATTTCGTCAACCCCCACGGCCTGCCCGACGAGCGCAACCAGACCTCGGCCCGCGACATGGCGATCCTGGCCCGGGCGCTTCTGCTCGAGTTCCCGCAGGACAGGGAGCTGTTCGATATCGGGGCGGTTCAGTTCGGCCGTCGTATCATGCGCAACACGAACGGTCTCATCGGCCGCTATCCGGGCGCCGACGGCATGAAGACCGGCTTCATCTGCTCGGCCGGCTTCAACGTTGTGGCGAGCGCCACGCGCAGCGGCCGCCACCTGATCACGGTGGTGCTCGGCGCCCAATCGGCCAACGAGCGCACGATCAAAGCGGCCGAGCTGTTCGACCGCGGCTTCAGCAGCAAGGTGAACTTCACCAATCCGGAACTCGCGGCCCTCCCGGTTTCCAGCAACACCACGCCGCCGGACATGCGCCCCGTCATCTGCGACCGTCGCGGGCCGATGCCGCAGGAAGAGGACGCCCCGGCCGTCGCCGAGACGGACAGCAACATCCCGAACCTGTTCTCCTCCGAGGTCATGGCCTTCGCCGGGGACACGGCCGAGAAGCCGGTACGCACCGTGCTCGGCCCCCGCGCGGCGGTTCAGCCGGAGCGCGTCTGGATCGGTCTCAATCCTCCGTCCGAGGCCGAGCTCGCCGCGCAGGCCGCCGCGGAGGAAGCCGCCGAGCAGGCCCGCAAGGCGAAGACCAAGAAGGCCACCGCTTCCAAGAAGGCGCCGGCCAAGAAGACCGATGCCAAGGCGGCGGACGAGAGCGAGACGGCCGACAAGGAGCCCGTGAAGTCCACGGCGAAGGGCAAGGACCACGGCCGCGCCAGTGTGGCGGTCAAGCCGGTGAGCGGCAATGCCAAGCCCGCTTCCAAGGCCTCCGCGAAAGCCCCTCAAAAAGCCGACGCCAACGGGAAGCCCAAATCCGTCGCGAACTGA